Proteins co-encoded in one Saprospira grandis genomic window:
- the surE gene encoding 5'/3'-nucleotidase SurE — MSLNILVTNDDGLSAPGIRALVEVAQEFGQVYVVAPDSPQSGQGHAITLEHPLRLKEQRIFGPKIPAYACSGTPVDCVKLAKHVLLKNEDIDLCISGINHGSNASINIIYSGTMSAAMEASVEGIPSIGFSLLDYSIEADFSAAKIYARKIIKQVLEQGLKETLLLNVNIPKLPADAIKGIKVCHQAEGHWAEDFLENTDPMGRTYYWLTGKFTLAKEDENADVCALENGYVSVVPSMHDLTAYPALNHLKFLEEV, encoded by the coding sequence ATGTCGCTAAACATATTAGTTACCAATGACGACGGCCTAAGCGCCCCGGGTATCCGCGCCCTAGTAGAAGTGGCCCAAGAATTTGGGCAGGTCTATGTGGTGGCCCCCGATAGTCCGCAATCTGGACAAGGGCATGCCATTACCCTAGAACACCCCCTCCGCCTCAAAGAACAGCGGATTTTTGGCCCTAAGATTCCCGCCTATGCCTGCTCGGGCACCCCAGTAGATTGTGTCAAATTGGCCAAGCATGTTTTGCTTAAAAATGAAGATATTGACCTCTGCATTTCGGGCATCAACCATGGCTCCAATGCCTCGATCAATATCATTTACTCCGGCACGATGTCGGCCGCTATGGAGGCTTCCGTAGAAGGGATTCCCTCTATCGGTTTTTCTTTGCTCGACTATAGCATTGAGGCCGATTTTTCGGCCGCTAAAATCTATGCCCGCAAGATTATTAAGCAGGTCCTAGAACAAGGCCTAAAAGAAACGCTTCTCCTCAATGTCAATATCCCCAAACTACCCGCCGATGCCATCAAAGGCATTAAGGTTTGCCATCAGGCAGAGGGGCATTGGGCCGAAGACTTTTTGGAAAATACCGACCCCATGGGCCGCACGTACTACTGGCTCACGGGCAAGTTTACCCTCGCCAAAGAAGACGAAAATGCCGACGTCTGCGCCCTAGAAAATGGCTATGTTTCGGTGGTGCCTTCTATGCACGACCTCACGGCCTATCCCGCTCTAAATCATCTCAAATTTCTGGAAGAAGTATAA
- a CDS encoding GNAT family N-acetyltransferase: protein MGYIIRAMKPQDAKAFIELLQTTDAESNFMLQEPGERQMNSFQLRMAVATGIHRIFLAVEEESGRFIGHIAGSFPYGRGERIKHAMHIGISVLKEFWGQGLGNALFAALEDWAQENGIHRLELTVMTHNERGVALYKKRGFEIEGTKKHSARVNGEYIDEYLMAKLF from the coding sequence ATGGGCTATATTATCCGTGCCATGAAACCCCAAGATGCCAAGGCCTTTATTGAGCTATTGCAAACCACCGATGCCGAAAGTAACTTTATGTTGCAAGAGCCTGGCGAGCGGCAAATGAACAGCTTTCAGCTGCGCATGGCGGTTGCTACGGGCATTCATCGCATCTTTTTGGCGGTAGAAGAAGAAAGCGGCCGCTTTATTGGCCATATTGCGGGCAGCTTCCCCTATGGTCGGGGCGAGCGCATTAAGCATGCTATGCATATTGGCATCTCGGTCCTCAAAGAATTTTGGGGCCAAGGGCTAGGCAACGCCCTCTTTGCCGCCCTAGAAGATTGGGCCCAAGAAAACGGCATCCATCGCCTAGAGCTCACCGTCATGACCCATAACGAAAGAGGGGTCGCCCTTTACAAAAAACGAGGCTTTGAAATAGAAGGCACCAAAAAACATTCGGCCAGAGTCAATGGCGAGTACATTGACGAATATCTAATGGCTAAACTCTTTTAA